Part of the Haloarcula sp. H-GB4 genome is shown below.
CCAGCGACGATAAACAGGCCGATACCGGAGCCGACCCCCCACTTGGAGATCACTTCGTCCATGAAGAGAATGAGCAACCCGCCGACGAACATCTGTGCGAAGATGAGCCACTGGACACCGGCGGTTCCAACACCTAGCGACTGGGCCACCTGGGTGTCCACGGGCAGGAAATTCCCTGCAAACACCATCGGCAAGCCGGTCAGGCAAATCATCACCAGCACAAGCAACTTCTGAAGGCCCTGATAGAGTATCTGGTCGCGTGGATCGTTCTGCGTATCGAGTCCGAGGAGATTAGCCCCACCCAGTAGCTGTAAGACGATACTCGCCGTGACGATGGGTCCGATACCGAGCTGCAGCACTGATCCCTGGCCGGACGCAAGTATCGAGCTGAAACGACCGAACACGGCTTGGTCACGGGTGATATCAAGCCCGAATAACATCACGTTTGTCAGGAAGAAATACAACAAGAGCACGCCTGCCGTCCATGCCAGTTTCCGTTTGAACGGGATGTGTCGGTCCGGCTTACGGACGGCTGGCATCCGGACAAGCACGGGTTCTGCAGTGTCTTTCCAGCTCATCGCTGTCCTCCAGCGCATGGCCAGGTGACGATACCATACTGACAGCTATACCGACAACGAATCATATGCGTCATGCTTGTGGGACCCCACGCCAGAACAGGTCACAGACGGCTCTACGGCTGCTACTCTACGTAGCGCTGCCGATGATACTGCTGACGCGGTGGTTGTCGGTATCTCTTGTGTGGCCTTTCAAATGTTTACTGGTTCGGGAACGTCTGGGAGCGCCGTAGCGTCCACCGTTTCGAGACGGTGGCGCCGGCCTGCCCGATCAAACGCCGCAATAGATGCATCGTCCCAGGGTGGCACAGCCACAAAGACGACTTCGTGTAAGTCATCGCGCTTGGTCACCTCCAGTCCGGAGTGTGGGTGAGAGATGAACCGACCCTGTGTCCGCTGTGGTGGTGTCGACAAGTCGATGCCGAACACGGAACTGACTGAGTTCGGCTCTTCGGGCAGATAGACGTCTGAAAAGACCGGGGTCTGATCAGGTACGTTGGTACCGGCTGCGAGGTCGCCCGCCGGTGTGACCGCGAGGCCGAACGACACTGTGTCCGGCTCTGCTTCCGCGGCAAGCGAAAGGAGCATCTCCTGCAATGGCTCGGTCATGTACACTGTCTGGCAATCGAGCGTTGGCGGTGTATCACAGCCCGCCGGTATAAGGACAGACTCCCCAAGGAGTGCAACACTGCCGGTAAGCACTCCGATGACTTCCAGATTCCTGTCTGCATACAGTCCCCACCCTGAGACACCGATCGCCGGGTGAGTGTCGGCCAGTACCCCCAATGCTCCCAATACGAGGAAACAGACGCCGATGCTGAAGACAACTATCGATACCGGTGATTGGAGACGCAAGCGTGACGACGGCATCACTCGACATCCTGTCGTCGTGTTGTTAATCAGTTTCGCCTTTGCTTTCTCGACGCAGATTAACAACCACTTAGCCCTTGTCAATCTGACGGCGAGGGGGACGGCTGAATATCGAACGTCTTCTGGATGAGTTGACGCGCCACCATCGAGCAGAGAAAGTACCAGACAATCCATGTTTTCATCGGTCCGAACAACGGCTCTTGCCAGCCAACGGCGCCGGCCAGCGGCACAATCAACCCGAATTCACTCGCACCGAGGTGGCCACCGCGAACTTTCCACCGTAGCCAGAGGAACACCGGGATGGTCAAAAGCATGATCCACACCATCGGTCGAAACTGTAGTTTGAACATCCCAAGCTGGTCGCCGGCGGCTTCCATCTGTTCCGCCTGAAGCTCCTCTAGGGCATCGTCATCGCCGCGCTCTTTTGCTGCCTCCTTGCGCTCTTTCAACTCCTTCATCCGTTCCTGATAGGCCTGTATCTTCTCGGTGTCTCTCAGCCGTGACTGCAACACGGTTGAATACAGTCCGGTGACGATTGCGAGTAGTATGATGACGGCGAAAAACGGGAGCGCATCCGTGACTGGCGCGAGAAGGAGGTCGTCGTACGATGCGATGGTATCCCTGATACCGGTGCTCCAGTACCCCGCAAAGAGCGAGAGAGTCACCAGTCCGGCTACCTTATCGTACCAGGCCCACGATTCGGCTTCGATTCCACCCTCGTCCGTTGCTGTGTCCATCGGTTCATCCGGTTGAAGTGCCTCCCGCACCTGCTCTGGATTCGTCAAGGTAAATCCAGTGCCGTCACTGACAAGCACCTCCTCCCGTACGAGCCGTCCCCATTCCTCACTGGACAGCGACTCGCTCACGTCGTTCCACTGGAGCGATTCGTTTCCGTTATCGCTGTGCTCAACCACCGTAGCGAGAGCGTCACGCATCGCTGGATCGTCTATAACCGATGGTACCGGTTTCTCTGGCATTCCGATAAGTGATGCTAAGACTGAACCGTTATCAATTCTTCTGTCCGGCCGTTTTCGTACTACCGTCGTTGCGAAGCGAATAGCTTAGGTCCGAAGACAGCACACGTTCAGTTATGCCCCCAGCAGTTCTAGCGGAGAGTATCAGCAAACGCTACGACGACACAGTCGCACTCGACGACGTGTCGATTGATGTCGACAGCGGGGAGATATTCGCGCTAGTTGGCCCGAATGGAGCGGGAAAGACAACCCTCGTCGGAGCCCTTACCGGAACGACGACACCCGATTCGGGCTCGGTTAGCATCTTCGGCAAGTCACCGACCCGTGTCGAGAACAGTCGTGTCGGACTGCTGCCTCAGTCTTTTACGCCGCCGGAACGGCTGACAGCACGTGAACTGGTGACCTACTATCAGGGACTCTACGACGACCCCCGGCGCGTTGACGACGTGCTCGCTGCCGTCGGCATGGAATCGGCCGACGACACGTGGTACACGAACCTGTCGGGTGGGCAAAAGCGGCGTGTCTGTGTCGGCATTGCCCTCATTAACGACCCTGACCTTCTCTTCCTCGACGAGCCAACGACGGGCATCGACCCGACTGGCCGGCAGTCACTCTGGTCGCTCATCGCCGACTTGGCAGCCGGGGGGACGACGATATTTCTCACGACCCACTACATGAAAGAAGCCCAGCAACTCGCAGATCGAGTCGCCTTGCTTGATGACGGAATGCTCGTCGAAGTCGGCTCGCCGACCGCCCTTATCGAATCCCACGGCGGCGGTACGCATCTCCTCGTCGAAACAGAAACCTCCCCGAAGCAACTGACGGGACTTGACGCTGAGGTCGAGCCGACGGAAGACGGCATACGAATTCCGGACGTTGCGACAGCCGATATCGGGCGGATCGTCGGACAGTTGGACACGCAAGGAGTCACGTATGAGACGCTCACATGGACGGACCCCTCTCTCGAAGATGTCTACTTGAGTCTCACCGATGAGGGTATCGACGAGGACGAGCCCTCGCGAGAGCCCATTACCGCTAGGAGTCAGTCTCAATGAGTCGGACGAGTCGTGTCACTGCCGAGGCCGGCGCGGCGTGGCGAACGTTCCTTCGTCGTCGGACAGCGGTCTTCTTCACTTTCGGATTTCCGCTCATCCTCGTCGCAATCTTCGGCATCGTTGTTCAGGCAAATCCAGCGGGCGGTGGTCTGTTCGGACACCCGACCAACTTCTACGTGCCGGGCTATCTGGCGGTTATTGTCCTCTTTACGCCGCTGTCCAGAATCGGGAGTTCATTGGCACGATATCGCGAGGGGAACCGGTTTCAGAAGCTGTCGACCACACCTGCGAGACCGAGCGAGTGGTTGGCGGCACACACACTCGTCAATATCGCTATCATCGTTCTCGCGAGTACCGTGGTATTAGGGGTACTGGAACTGCTCGCGGGGGGTACTATCAGACTCTCACCGTTGTTACTCCCGTTTATCATCCTCGCAGTGGTAATCTTTTGCGGGCTCGGGGCCATACTGGGACGGATTACCGATTCACAAGACGGTGTTGTCGCCGCCAGTAACGCCGTCGCACTGCCGCTCGTGTTCCTCTCCGAGACATTCGTGATGCCGGAGCGGCTTCCGATGTGGTTCCGCCCGGCGATCAGTCTGTCACCACTCACGTACTTTTCTCGAGGGGTCAGGAACGTCACCTACCTCAATCAACCAGCCGGATCTGACTTGCTCGTACTGGGGGTGTTCGCCGCGCTGGTTTTCGCCGTCGGCGCATACGCCGTTCCACAGGAGTGACACAGTGGACAGTGGACTCCGAGTTATCGGACTGTCTATAACAATGACTAAGGGATTGTTATTACTGGCCACTCTCGGGACTACCCACACAGGTCCATCGGACTTAAATATCGATATCGAGCACTTTCTGGGTCTGACAGTCCGGACGCGTGAGTTGATACTATATGTGGCCCGACTGGTGGTCCGTCTCGACATGAGTCTGCCAATTACTGTGAAGGACTGTGTCGTGGAAACTACAGTTGTTGCACGTCTGTTCCTTGTGGAGTAAACTCTGCGTGAACGCGTGAACTCCACGCTGGTGGGCCTCGGTAAACTCGCTCACCGCGTCAACAGATATTGTAACCGGAGATATAATTCTGACGAGAAGGCGTTACACGTTATCACAAACCAGACAGGCCGTTGCTTGGATGAGAGTTACACTTTGGTTTCGGCCTGATGAGAGACGACATTCCAGTCAGATGGTGACAGTTCATTCGCGTCGAACCCACCGTGCTCAGGATACGCTGTCAAGACAAGATAGTCAACCCGATTCGCAGTGTACTCGACGAAGGTGGCGATGTTCTCGCTGGCGAGACTCCCCAGTCCGTCAAGGAGCAACACCGGGACGCGTTCACCCACGTCATATGCCTCGTGACCAGCCAGTGCAACGACGAAACCAAGTAGCTCCCGCTCACCCTCGCTAAGGGCATCGAGCGTCGTTTCGCGTCCATCACGAGCGACGACGAGGTCGAACGTGCTGGTCAACCGAGCCATCTCGAATCCCGTATCAAAGCGTTCGAACAGGTCCGCTAGCGCCGTCGAAAACGACTCGCGGAGTTCCAGCTTAATCTCATCTTTACGGTTCCGAAGCGAAGCAATTTCGCCCGTGAGATCGTCGTACTCCGCGCTAAGCATCTCACGCTGCTCGGCTACAGACTTGGCGTCGGCCAGTTCCGACCGAACATCTTCGAGTTCTGCTTCTGTATATTTGATCTCACTCTCGATGTCTGTGAGCCGCTCCGATTCTGTCTCTACGGAGTCTGCCATCTCGTCGACGCGAGCCTCCAAATCAGCCAGTCGGTCGCGGGCCGAAGAGAGTTCCTCGGTTCTTTCGTCGAGAGAAGCCTCCAACTCGCCGATACGGTCCGTCAAGTCCGCTTCCTGCCGGCGGGCGGTTTTGACCTCGTCGCGGCGGGCTTCAAGCTCTTCGACTCGTGTCCGGTACTCTGATTCCTCCTGTCGTAGTTCAGTAATTCGCTCGTCGAGTGCGTCGAGTCGATCTGTCATCTCGTCACTCGTCGTTTCCGTTCCGCAGAGCCAGCACTCGACTGTGTCCTCGAGCATATCTCGAGAGACCTCAGTTAGCAACTCAGTTCGGTCCGAGTCGAGTACCCGCTTGTTGGCCTCGAAGACCCCTTGTAACAGCTCCCGATCCCGCTCGAGTGATTGGAGACGCTCACGGACCTGCTCTAACTCCGTCTCTATCTCTCCCCTTTCGGGGACGGTAAGCTCAGAGAGTTCGTCGCGGTTCTCGGCGAGTCGGTCTTCTACTCGCTCGACAGTCTGCTCGAGCCGGTTAACGCGTCGCTGTACACGTTCTCGCTCTGCACGAAGGTCGCTGAGTTCTTCTCTATCCGCGGTGTCGCCGCTGTCAGCGTTGAGTGACTCCAATTCGCTTCGTAGGTCTTCAAGCTCAGCCTCCAATTTGGTTTCCCGCTCCTGCAGTTTGGGAAGTCGCTCTGCCGCATTGTTAGCCCGTTCGAGTTCGTGTTCGACCTGATCTCGCTCGGATCGCAGTTCAGCCAATTGGCTGTCGATGTCCTCGAAATCAAGCGGGCTCGTGAGCACCGGCTCCAGCGGTTCATCGTCCCGAACTGCTTTTCGAACAGCGTTGTTCTCGTCGAGAAACGCGAACAGGTCCGCACAGATGCGGTCGTATTCGGACGAAAGGTACGGGGTCCCGCGGCGACTGACCGCCACGCCATCCCGTTCAAGTCGAACTTCGAACGCGTCGCCGTCCGCGTTGAGTTCGACCCGCCCTTGGTCAGCCCCCTCGGTGAGCGGCGTCTCGGTCCCGAATACTGTCTGGATACTCTGTAGAAAGCTCGATTTCCCTTGCCAGTTGCTCGCTCGGACGGCATTCACTCCGGGTTCAATTGCCTCGTTTGCGTTACGAATCCCGGCGATATTTTCGACTGTGAGGTCCCACGTCATGTTCAGAGTACCGGGAGCAGGAGTGTCTCCACGAGGGACGGTTCTTCGAGCAACAGACTCTGAACCGCTTCGATCGCACCATAGGGTGTAATAACCGATGAGAGAGTGTTTTTCCAGCTGTTCAACGGAGTTCCCTCTTCGTCCTCAACTGAGACGTGCTGTTCACAGACGTAGCCACGTTCGACCGCCTCGTCGAACGGGACCCGAACCGAGCAGTCCGAGCAGCCGAGTTTCACCTGGACATCTACCTCGGCGGACTCAGCGTCTGCGAGTCGCTCCTTCGATGCCAGCGAGGAGAGAACCGACTGGGCCTTTTCCTCGGTCCGCTGTCTGGCTACCTCGACGGTGTTTGACTCCCAATCGGTCTTCGCCTCGCCAGTGTTTTTTTCTGCTTCGAGACACCCCTTGAGGTGATGGCGCATCGTGCTCCAGGAAATGAGTTCGCTCTCGATGCGCTCAATGTCGAGTCCATCAGCAGCAAGCGCGGCCGCCAACTCGTCGTACGCTACGTCGTCTTCACCGATGATGAGTTCGTACTCCCGGTCCAGATGGACACTCAGTGTCTCCCGGTCGGCTTCGGCGTATAGCTCTTTGAGAACTCGTTTGTTGAACCACTCTGTGAGCGACTTGTATCCGTCCGCAGACCGTCCGTCACGGCCGGTCCAGCGAGTCACGAGATACTCGTCGAGAGAGTGGTCCCCTGATCCAGGAGCCGTGAGGTCGTACCGGTCGGCAAGTGTATCGACCTTACATCCCATACTGTTTCTACCCGAATGAAAGGAGTCACGACTATTAAACGTGCGTACTGTCATTTGCCTCGCGCTCAGATAAGCTGATTCCATGCAAACCTGAACGACCTGAGACAGTCGTTGACTGTTTCTGCTTCGGGGGTGCTGAAACGGTTTAAGAACCATATAGCTCTCCATTTTGTTGTATAACTATGAATCACCCACCAGTTGGATCTACACTCTCGATATATAGTACCATATCTGTGCTGTTAATAGATATACTGCTAATTTGAATCCATACGTGAGAAATAAACGAAGAGTTTTTTGTTGTACCCTTCCTCGAATTTGTATAAATTAACAGATTTACTGTACCTGTTCCTGTAAATAGGCGGC
Proteins encoded:
- a CDS encoding DUF106 domain-containing protein, which encodes MPEKPVPSVIDDPAMRDALATVVEHSDNGNESLQWNDVSESLSSEEWGRLVREEVLVSDGTGFTLTNPEQVREALQPDEPMDTATDEGGIEAESWAWYDKVAGLVTLSLFAGYWSTGIRDTIASYDDLLLAPVTDALPFFAVIILLAIVTGLYSTVLQSRLRDTEKIQAYQERMKELKERKEAAKERGDDDALEELQAEQMEAAGDQLGMFKLQFRPMVWIMLLTIPVFLWLRWKVRGGHLGASEFGLIVPLAGAVGWQEPLFGPMKTWIVWYFLCSMVARQLIQKTFDIQPSPSPSD
- a CDS encoding ABC transporter ATP-binding protein, with product MPPAVLAESISKRYDDTVALDDVSIDVDSGEIFALVGPNGAGKTTLVGALTGTTTPDSGSVSIFGKSPTRVENSRVGLLPQSFTPPERLTARELVTYYQGLYDDPRRVDDVLAAVGMESADDTWYTNLSGGQKRRVCVGIALINDPDLLFLDEPTTGIDPTGRQSLWSLIADLAAGGTTIFLTTHYMKEAQQLADRVALLDDGMLVEVGSPTALIESHGGGTHLLVETETSPKQLTGLDAEVEPTEDGIRIPDVATADIGRIVGQLDTQGVTYETLTWTDPSLEDVYLSLTDEGIDEDEPSREPITARSQSQ
- a CDS encoding ABC transporter permease, with the translated sequence MSRTSRVTAEAGAAWRTFLRRRTAVFFTFGFPLILVAIFGIVVQANPAGGGLFGHPTNFYVPGYLAVIVLFTPLSRIGSSLARYREGNRFQKLSTTPARPSEWLAAHTLVNIAIIVLASTVVLGVLELLAGGTIRLSPLLLPFIILAVVIFCGLGAILGRITDSQDGVVAASNAVALPLVFLSETFVMPERLPMWFRPAISLSPLTYFSRGVRNVTYLNQPAGSDLLVLGVFAALVFAVGAYAVPQE
- a CDS encoding archaea-specific SMC-related protein, with protein sequence MTWDLTVENIAGIRNANEAIEPGVNAVRASNWQGKSSFLQSIQTVFGTETPLTEGADQGRVELNADGDAFEVRLERDGVAVSRRGTPYLSSEYDRICADLFAFLDENNAVRKAVRDDEPLEPVLTSPLDFEDIDSQLAELRSERDQVEHELERANNAAERLPKLQERETKLEAELEDLRSELESLNADSGDTADREELSDLRAERERVQRRVNRLEQTVERVEDRLAENRDELSELTVPERGEIETELEQVRERLQSLERDRELLQGVFEANKRVLDSDRTELLTEVSRDMLEDTVECWLCGTETTSDEMTDRLDALDERITELRQEESEYRTRVEELEARRDEVKTARRQEADLTDRIGELEASLDERTEELSSARDRLADLEARVDEMADSVETESERLTDIESEIKYTEAELEDVRSELADAKSVAEQREMLSAEYDDLTGEIASLRNRKDEIKLELRESFSTALADLFERFDTGFEMARLTSTFDLVVARDGRETTLDALSEGERELLGFVVALAGHEAYDVGERVPVLLLDGLGSLASENIATFVEYTANRVDYLVLTAYPEHGGFDANELSPSDWNVVSHQAETKV
- the rdfA gene encoding rod-determining factor RdfA, whose translation is MGCKVDTLADRYDLTAPGSGDHSLDEYLVTRWTGRDGRSADGYKSLTEWFNKRVLKELYAEADRETLSVHLDREYELIIGEDDVAYDELAAALAADGLDIERIESELISWSTMRHHLKGCLEAEKNTGEAKTDWESNTVEVARQRTEEKAQSVLSSLASKERLADAESAEVDVQVKLGCSDCSVRVPFDEAVERGYVCEQHVSVEDEEGTPLNSWKNTLSSVITPYGAIEAVQSLLLEEPSLVETLLLPVL